The sequence TAGACCTAGCAAAATATTTTGACACTGTGAACCATGACTTGTTGATAGGTATGGTAAGGGAACAAGTAAAGGATGAAACCATCATACGACTCATACGCAAATTTTTAAAGAGTGGGGCTATGTCAAATGGGCTTTCGAGCCCTTCTACCAAAGGCACTCCACAAGGTGGAAAGCTGTCTCCATTACTCAGTAATATCTACCTCAACAATTTTGATCGACTACTTGAAAAGAGGGGACATAAATTTGTGAGGTACGCAGATGACTGTATCATCTACGTCAAAAGTAAGAGAGCCGCTGAAAGAGTAATGACCAGCTGTACAAAGTACCTTGAGGATAGATTGAAACTTAAGGTAAACCGAGAAAAGAGCAAAACTGGAAGCCCACTAAAACTTAAGTTTCTTGGCTTCTCCCTCTACAAAGCTAAAGGGAAGATTGGAATTAGACCGTACCAGAAGTCCGTAAAACG comes from Natranaerobius trueperi and encodes:
- a CDS encoding reverse transcriptase domain-containing protein encodes the protein DLAKYFDTVNHDLLIGMVREQVKDETIIRLIRKFLKSGAMSNGLSSPSTKGTPQGGKLSPLLSNIYLNNFDRLLEKRGHKFVRYADDCIIYVKSKRAAERVMTSCTKYLEDRLKLKVNREKSKTGSPLKLKFLGFSLYKAKGKIGIRPYQKSVKRFKDRVRQITSRKRGRSTQKILKELKTFTTGWLGYFSIADMKNRITALNEWIRRRIRMYLWKQWKKISARFKNLKRLGISKGKAWQWVNTRKGYWRIANSWILSRSLTNEYLASIGYDDISKRYEVLHLNH